The DNA sequence AGGGGCACCCAGCAacattgttggtgcacccagcaatttttaaaaaactcgaAAATGCCCCTGaacgtttttcttttattaaaagctattttttttatttcatggtTGCTTTTTGCGTTCTCTCCTGCGTTTTCTTCATTCTGGTGCTTGTGCTGTGCGATATTTGTCCGTGCTGGTTGTGCTTGTGCTCTGCTTTGGTGTGATATTTGTCAACTAAGGTACATAGCTGCTTTTTTGTGGTTGATTGTTTATTTTAGGTAGTAGAATGGTGTAAGCGTTTCAGATTCGACCCAAGAAATTTTCTTCCGACGATGACATTATTACTGCGAAAGAAGAAAACTTCCGTGGAGTCTCGCAGAAGATGTCTTCCGCGAGACTCCACGGAAGAAGCTTTCTCTGTTGTTGACATTACAACTACAGAAGACTGCTTCTTCCGTGGAGTAATtcgttttatgattttttagttttaagattattttgaatgttattttggttaattctatttgtaatttatgtgaaacataaaaatatatttgttggttgaagtgttgatttttttgcctaggttgaagtattttttggttaaatgagCTTTGTaggttataattttgaaattatgtaattaaaagttgaatttggttgttgttaaaatattgatgtatatgtagattaaatatttgtgtgagGTTGTCAAATGTTGAATTAGTTTGATATTCATAGTTTGTAAAAAATTTTGGGTTGCTGTATTGTTCAAATTATTTAGTTGAATGTTGAATCAGGTGATAGTTATAGTTTGAATTAAGATGGACAAAGATCAATGGGCATATTACAGTGCGATGTTCGAAGAAGTTTATATGAATTTTCAAGATGAAGAAGATTGTGGTGTGAATGAagcacatgttgattgttcagaTGCTTTTAATGCTTCTCAGGTAATCATGTCGATCAGTTTTAATTGTTTGGTCTAATGTATGAtttgtgtaaaaattaatatgtcgtGGTTGTGTCCTAGGTCTTTGCAACCCGAGAAGATGTTTTGAAGTGGGCTCGAACGGTTGCCCATGAAAACGGTTTTGTTGCAGTAATTATGAGGTCTGATACATATACTGGTAGCAGAGGAAGaacttcatttgtgttaattgggtgtgaaaggagcgGTAAGTACAAGTATAGGAAGAAATaatttgttagaagagacaCAAGCACTagaaaatgtggttgtccctttaAGATTCGTGGAAAACCAGTGCATGGAGGTGAAGGTTGGGCGGTGAAGCTGATATGTGGGATTCACAACCATGAATTGGCGAagaccttagttggacatccatatgctgGGAGATTGACAGATGATGAGAAGAACATCATTGCTAATATGATGAAGTCGAAtgtgaaaccaagaaacatcccgctaacgttgaaggagcacaacaGTAGTAGTTGcaccacaatcaaacaaatccaaaatgcaagaagtgcatatcgttcttcaatcaGAGGAGATGACACTGAAATGCAACACCTAATGAGACTCCTTGAACGTGaccaatacattcattggcatagattgaaggatgaagatgtGGTGCGTGATTTGTTTTGGTATCACCCAGATGCAGTTAAGTTATGTAACGCATGTCATCTTGTTTTTTtgatagacagtacctacaaaacaaataggtacaggCTCCCATTGCTTGACATTCACCAACCAGGATGACtttctctgctgggtttgcatatctggagggtgaGCGCGTGAACAATCTTGTATGGGCATTGGAACGGTTTCAAGgcctttttttaagaaacgatCGCCTTCCTGTTGTTATTTTCACAGACAGAGACCTAGCCCTaatgaatgctgtgaaagttaTGTTTTCGGAGTGTAcgaatttgttgtgcaggtttcacatagacaagaatgtgaaggcaaagtgCAAATCGCTAATTGGTCAGAAGAATGTCTGGGACTACGTAATGGATAGATGGGGTAACCTGGTAGATTGTCCTTAGGAACATGAGTTCCTCGAGCACCTTCAAAGGTTTCAAGTAGCGTGTTCCCCGTGGCCAATGTTCGTTGACTACGTATGTGAGACATGGATTGTCCCACACAAGGAGAAATTTATCTTggcctggacgaataaggtgatgcacctaggcaacagaATAACAAATaggtatttaaatgttttattattttagtcaagtttcttttaatgattgtttggaacattattgttattaatttgtcttctctgttgtgtgttttaaatgtagggttgaatctgctcattGGTCTTTGAAAAGGGTATTACAGAATAGCGTTGGAGACCtctgtagtgtttgggatgcaatgaacaacatgatgatgCTGCAGCACACTGAAATTAGAGCATCATTCGAAACAAGTACGCATGTCGTTGGTCATGTTTTAaagaaaaccttatacaagaggcttctggGAATGGTGTCAAGGTacgctttaaatgaaatttcGGTTGAGTTTGAGCGCGTACGTAATTTGAAAGACAATCTGTCTTCTTGTGGGTGTGTCTTGAGAACCACGTtaggtcttccttgtgcatgcgAGCTACAAAGGTATGATGGTGGCAGCATCCCACTAGATTCAGTCCATATGTACTGGAGGAGACTTAATTTTTCAAACCAGGGGCTACGTGAGGCCGAAGTgagcatcaaggaagagattGATAGAATACATAAAAGATTCGAGGAACTTGATGTTTGCGGGAAAGTTACTTTCAAGAGTAAACTCCAAGAATTCACTTTTCCCGATGAGAcctctatgtgccctcctccaACAAAGGTTAAGACGAAAGGTGCCCTGAAAAAGGTAATGAAAAGAAGCAAAAGATCGATAAAGCGTGATCCATCttattgggagtatgttgatgcttatcATTCGGTTCAAAACAGCAACACCTCAGTCAGACCCAGTGCATCATCTTTTGAACCACCGAAGCCAGCAAGGATGATCcccatgttggatcaatttccgCCATTTATGCATGGTTTCATTGAGGATGTTGTTGATGTGAAAGCGGATGGTAATTGTGGATATCGGTCAGTTTCCGCTTTGTTAGGTATGGGAGAAGAGTGTTGGGCCATGATGCGTAacgaattgattaaagaacttggcaaatgGTCACAAGACTACATAAAGATCTTTGGTGGCACGAAGTGATATGAACAGCTGAGGTTGTCCCTACACGTGGATGGGTTATCCAAGGTATgtgttttatactttttatttatataaataatgtttacatgagtGACACGTgtatttgttttgtgatttaggTTAGTATGGATAGAACGGATATGAGATATGTAATTGCGTCAAGatataatgtaatccttgtatcgaTGTCACGACAACAGAGCTTCACATTTTTTCCTCTCAGAAGTCGACCACCGGCCGATTCTGCTGCGCACCGCATGATATGCGTCGGTCATGTGTTTGGCagtcattttgttcaggtccaTTGAAAATTCGTTTactcaaataatttcaattattgaatgagttggtttgtttgtttaagttattattataatttcacTTACAACAGGTTTATCTGAAAGATCGTTGTCCCTTACCGCCTATGGCGTTGTTGTGGTCAAGCAATGCGTATCCGGAGGCAAAACAATGGTCAACTGCATATGTAGGTAGAGTGCAACAATACTTAAGCCTAATGACAATTAATACAACGCATGTAGACCTAAGCGGACATTGAACTTGTAATATTTATGTATCTATATTTACATTGGATTTATGTTCATGTAATTAATGAATTGTTTCGTGAACAAGTGTTAGTGTGTCAAATTGTTATATTTG is a window from the Glycine max cultivar Williams 82 chromosome 2, Glycine_max_v4.0, whole genome shotgun sequence genome containing:
- the LOC106797212 gene encoding uncharacterized protein, whose translation is MDKDQWAYYSAMFEEVYMNFQDEEDCGVNEAHVDCSDAFNASQVFATREDVLKWARTVAHENGFVAVIMRSDTYTGSRGRTSFVLIGCERSVHGGEGWAVKLICGIHNHELAKTLVGHPYAGRLTDDEKNIIANMMKSNVKPRNIPLTMTFSAGFAYLEGERVNNLVWALERFHIDKNVKAKCKSLIGQKNVWDYVMDRWGNLNSVGDLCSVWDAMNNMMMLQHTEIRASFETSTHVVGHVLKKTLYKRLLGMVSRYALNEISVEFERVRNLKDNLSSCGCVLRTTLGLPCACELQRYDGGSIPLDSVHMYWRRLNFSNQGLREAEVSIKEEIDRIHKRFEELDVCGKVTFKSKLQEFTFPDETSMCPPPTKVKTKGALKKVMKRSKRSIKRDPSYWEYVDAYHSVQNSNTSVRPSASSFEPPKPARMIPMLDQFPPFMHGFIEDVVDVKADGNCGYRSVSALLGMGEECWAMMRNELIKELGKWSQDYIKIFGGTK